One region of Clavibacter michiganensis subsp. tessellarius genomic DNA includes:
- a CDS encoding PadR family transcriptional regulator, which yields MDHDDGHEAGTSPALEPSGEWVRALLPLLVLTSLRDGPSYGYAMLTRLERAGFRGVTGSGLYPLLARLERRRLVATEWRPGDGGPGRKYFVLTEDGHAHAARLREAWARFTGTADAFNEIDRSS from the coding sequence ATGGATCACGACGACGGGCACGAGGCGGGGACGTCGCCCGCCCTGGAGCCGAGCGGCGAATGGGTGAGGGCGCTCCTCCCCCTCCTCGTCCTCACCTCCCTGAGGGACGGGCCGTCCTACGGCTACGCCATGCTGACGCGGCTCGAACGGGCCGGGTTCCGGGGCGTGACCGGCAGCGGCCTCTACCCCCTGCTCGCGCGGCTGGAGCGCCGGCGGCTCGTCGCGACGGAATGGCGCCCGGGCGACGGGGGCCCCGGCCGCAAGTACTTCGTCCTCACCGAGGACGGCCACGCGCACGCGGCACGGCTCCGCGAGGCGTGGGCGCGCTTCACGGGCACGGCCGACGCATTCAACGAGATCGACAGGAGCAGCTGA
- a CDS encoding endo-1,4-beta-xylanase: MSIPRTTTSALADVSPPSPGRSGLGARPRRDRRRGLAALTALGLLAAAGALTAPAAQAADRVPAGVGSDFESGTDGWAPRGDGVRIAPSTEARTGSGSLLVTDRTQEWHGAALDVTSSLAVGQEVEVTVWARLAPGEEPASLKVSVQRDTGGGSGYDGVAGAAARVTADAWTELTGTYTLGGPVDKAQVYVEGTVGADFLLDDFQLGDAVGTPVQTDIPALKDVLGARGIEHVGVAIDGRETVGAGADLVSRQFDAFTPENAGKPESVQPEEGRFTFAQIDQLLDYADRTGTKVYYHVLFWHSQTPAWFFLDGDRPLTDSPADQAILRARMEAHVKGISDHVAARYPDGGSPIWAMDVVNEVIDDGPNDNAHDMRDSRWYQVLGEGFVDEGFRLARAYFPGVKLFINDYNTELPTKRADYLELISALVARGVPIDGVGHQAHVDFARPVSWLRDSIRAVERIDTRLLQAITELDVNASNQNEGADVSGAPQDPYTPVYADDAEAGAEVGYYYRDLFQMIRQQAASIDSITFWGVSNARSWLRTWPIARPWEQPLPFDDALQAAPAYWGIVDAKRLPARPADLSAPRIADVDDIAAVATKATGTRVPYALPSAIDTRDGNVRVVCDPPRSGVFPVGTTTVTCTAEDRAGNVRTTTFDVVVTRAGS, from the coding sequence ATGAGCATTCCCCGCACCACCACGTCCGCGCTCGCGGACGTCAGCCCTCCGAGCCCCGGCCGCAGCGGCCTCGGGGCCCGCCCGCGACGCGACCGCCGCCGCGGCCTCGCCGCCCTCACCGCCCTCGGCCTCCTCGCCGCAGCGGGCGCCCTGACCGCCCCCGCCGCCCAGGCCGCCGACCGGGTCCCGGCCGGGGTCGGATCCGACTTCGAGTCCGGCACGGACGGCTGGGCCCCGCGGGGCGACGGTGTCCGCATCGCCCCGAGCACCGAGGCGCGCACCGGGTCCGGCAGCCTCCTCGTCACCGACCGCACGCAGGAGTGGCACGGCGCCGCCCTCGACGTCACGTCGTCGCTCGCCGTCGGCCAGGAGGTCGAGGTCACCGTGTGGGCGCGCCTCGCGCCGGGGGAGGAGCCCGCGTCGCTCAAGGTCTCCGTGCAGCGGGACACCGGCGGCGGCAGCGGCTACGACGGGGTCGCCGGAGCCGCCGCGCGCGTCACCGCCGACGCGTGGACCGAGCTGACGGGCACCTACACGCTCGGCGGACCGGTCGACAAGGCGCAGGTCTACGTGGAGGGCACCGTCGGCGCCGACTTCCTCCTCGACGACTTCCAGCTGGGCGACGCCGTGGGCACGCCCGTGCAGACCGACATCCCGGCGCTCAAGGACGTCCTCGGTGCCCGCGGCATCGAGCACGTCGGCGTCGCCATCGACGGCCGCGAGACCGTCGGCGCGGGCGCCGACCTCGTGAGCCGCCAGTTCGACGCCTTCACGCCGGAGAACGCCGGGAAGCCCGAGAGCGTCCAGCCGGAGGAGGGGCGGTTCACGTTCGCGCAGATCGACCAGCTGCTCGACTACGCCGACCGGACGGGCACGAAGGTCTACTACCACGTGCTGTTCTGGCACTCGCAGACGCCCGCGTGGTTCTTCCTCGACGGCGACCGCCCGCTCACCGACAGCCCCGCCGACCAGGCGATCCTCCGGGCGCGCATGGAGGCGCACGTGAAGGGCATCTCGGACCACGTGGCGGCCCGCTACCCGGACGGCGGCAGCCCGATCTGGGCGATGGACGTCGTGAACGAGGTCATCGACGACGGCCCCAACGACAACGCGCACGACATGCGCGACAGCCGCTGGTACCAGGTGCTGGGGGAGGGCTTCGTCGACGAGGGCTTCCGCCTGGCGCGCGCCTACTTCCCGGGCGTGAAGCTCTTCATCAACGACTACAACACGGAGCTGCCGACCAAGCGCGCCGACTACCTCGAGCTGATCTCCGCGCTCGTCGCCCGCGGCGTGCCGATCGACGGGGTGGGCCACCAGGCGCACGTCGACTTCGCGCGGCCCGTCTCGTGGTTGCGCGACTCGATCCGCGCGGTGGAGCGCATCGACACGCGCCTGCTGCAGGCGATCACGGAGCTCGACGTGAACGCGTCGAACCAGAACGAGGGCGCCGACGTGAGCGGGGCGCCGCAGGATCCGTACACGCCGGTGTACGCGGACGACGCCGAGGCGGGGGCGGAGGTCGGCTACTACTACCGCGACCTCTTCCAGATGATCCGGCAGCAGGCCGCGTCGATCGACTCGATCACCTTCTGGGGCGTGAGCAACGCGCGCAGCTGGCTGCGCACGTGGCCCATCGCGCGACCGTGGGAGCAGCCGCTCCCGTTCGACGACGCCCTGCAGGCGGCTCCCGCCTACTGGGGGATCGTGGACGCGAAGAGGCTGCCGGCGCGTCCGGCCGACCTCTCGGCGCCGCGCATCGCGGACGTGGACGACATCGCCGCGGTGGCGACCAAGGCCACGGGCACGCGCGTCCCGTACGCGCTGCCGTCGGCCATCGACACCCGCGACGGGAACGTGCGCGTGGTGTGCGACCCGCCGCGCAGCGGGGTCTTCCCGGTGGGGACGACCACGGTCACCTGCACGGCGGAGGACCGCGCCGGCAACGTGCGGACGACCACGTTCGACGTGGTGGTGACGCGCGCCGGCAGCTGA